A single Diachasmimorpha longicaudata isolate KC_UGA_2023 chromosome 10, iyDiaLong2, whole genome shotgun sequence DNA region contains:
- the LOC135166408 gene encoding hemicentin-1-like isoform X1 — protein sequence MKTLLMMSVIALVGGELVASDVDEPILTRSESAVSGYKGRLPCDILPPQRNDPVVMILWYREFTSRQPIYSVDARKGGLHVDAPRWSDPKTFGGRATMRIDKGMAHLEINPVMPTDSGIYRCRVDFRNSPTKTQKVNFTVIVPPGKPTIYIGPDQIYSGKLPVITEGGPLTLVCEVRGGSPPPRVIWYLGNKMLDDTFEPVNDDVVSNTRTIAMVSREYATTKVLCRASNTDMIEPSTTELLLDVNLKPLEVNITNKQNHLLALQTYEFECVTSGSKPEATITWWKGSHQVKHMAKTFKNADNVTMSVLSYVATIEDDGRCLTCRAENSVVSDSALEDKWKLVVHYVPVVTIRLGSGLRANDINEGDDVYFECDVKANPEAYKLGWFKDGRELHQNVSAGIRLPGEKSLVLQSVNRASAGDYACTAVNAEGSSTSRPVTLDVMYAPICKDGAAIQVVGALKPETITLVCGVQAKPAPTMYHWSFNNSGELSVPADRYGPTKSHSRITNQWHGSRVNYTLNDDREYGMVSCWAENTRGKQRTPCLFQIIQAGRPYPPQNCSTAQSTGPYGYRTNQEESKSPESADAEWLIVRCTEGFDGGLPLTSFELEVWSEENAYHINTIHFNRTERLPGHRHQGPIFEVVGLEPGRNYRLLVFAVNAKGKSEPVVLSSITLKGVAMYTTGRGSTDKDTDYSLLVACFAGGVTAVCILVVGVTVTLYRRNNATRPMKSQMHVVHCDEKDDPTGQSSSLEKSHDFSTVKEVTKPTARFKDPPDSPIIDSNEENPDVIPSKLSGNYSTKPERAKEFNDPETSDYPSPASVLHGKDTWIYPNGYVERPDATSPIRPSTLPVHRTHDIYTRSLRVQESCI from the exons tactCACGAGGAGTGAGTCAGCGGTGTCCGGATATAAGGGACGACTACCCTGTGATATACTTCCCCCTCAACGAAATGATCCAGTGGTAATGATTCTCTGGTACCGAGAGTTTACGAGTAGACAACCAATTTATAGTGTCGATGCGAGAAAAGGTGGCCTACATGTTGATGCCCCTAGATGGTCTGACCCAAAGACCTTTGGTGGCAGGGCGACAATGAGGATAGATAAGGGAATGGCCCATTTGGAGATTAACCCAGTAATGCCCACTGATTCTGGGATCTACAGATGTAGGGTGGACTTTAGGAACAGCCCTACAAAAACTCAAAAAGTTAATTTCACAGTTATTG TACCTCCGGGCAAGCCTACGATATACATCGGCCCAGATCAAATCTACTCAGGAAAACTGCCAGTTATAACCGAGGGTGGCCCACTGACCCTCGTCTGTGAAGTCAGAGGGGGATCACCACCACCCAGAGTAATTTGGTACTTGGGTAACAAAATGCTAGACGATACATTCGAGCCTGTCAATGACGATGTAGTGTCAAATACGCGGACCATCGCCATGGTTTCACGGGAATATGCAACAACAAAAGTCCTCTGTCGAGCCTCCAACACTGATATGATTGAACCGAGTACCACCGAGCTCCTTCTCGACGTCAATC TAAAGCCACTGGAGGTCAATATCACGAATAAACAGAATCACTTATTGGCCCTTCAGACTTACGAATTTGAATGTGTAACGTCGGGCTCGAAACCCGAGGCAACAATCACCTGGTGGAAGGGCTCGCACCAGGTTAAGCATATGGCAAAAACA TTTAAGAATGCGGATAACGTGACAATGAGTGTCCTGAGTTACGTAGCAACGATAGAGGACGATGGAAGATGTTTAACCTGTCGGGCTGAGAACTCAGTTGTTTCGGACAGTGCACTGGAAGACAAATGGAAACTCGTTGTTCACT ATGTACCAGTGGTTACCATCAGACTCGGCTCGGGTTTACGTGCGAATGACATAAACGAGGGCGACGACGTGTACTTCGAGTGTGACGTTAAGGCCAACCCAGAGGCGTACAAGCTTGGATGGTTCAAGGATGGAAGGGAACTGCATCAGAATGTCAGCGCTGGTATTAGACTTCCTGGTGAAAAATCATTGGTTCTTCAGAGTGTCAATCGAGCATCGGCAGGAGACTACGCATGCACTGCTGTCAATGCCGAGGGATCATCCACGAGTCGGCCTGTGACACTGGATGTTATGT ACGCTCCAATCTGCAAAGACGGTGCCGCAATTCAAGTAGTTGGAGCATTGAAACCCGAAACAATAACACTGGTATGTGGAGTGCAAGCCAAACCTGCGCCTACTATGTACCACTGGTCATTTAATAATTCCGGAGAGTTATCGGTACCCGCTGATCGTTATGGGCCCACCAAGTCTCACTCACGTATCACGAATCAGTGGCACGGCTCACGAGTCAACTATACCCTGAATGACGATCGTGAATATGGTATGGTGTCTTGTTGGGCGGAGAATACGAGGGGCAAGCAGAGAACACCCTGTCTATTCCAGATAATTCAAGCTGGAAGGCCATATCCACCGCAGAATTGTTCAACTGCACAATCCACTGGTCCCTATGGATATCGCACGA accaGGAAGAATCAAAATCCCCGGAATCCGCTGATGCGGAATGGCTGATAGTGCGTTGCACTGAAGGCTTCGATGGTGGTCTCCCCCTCACAAGTTTCGAGTTGGAAGTTTGGAGCGAGGAAAATGCTTACCACATCAACACAATCCACTTTAACCGCACCGAACGCCTCCCCGGCCACCGACATCAGGGCCCCATCTTCGAGGTGGTAGGCCTCGAGCCCGGTAGAAACTACCGACTACTAGTTTTCGCAGTCAACGCTAAGGGGAAAAGTGAACCCGTTGTTCTGTCTTCAATCACACTGAAGGGTGTGGCGATGTACACAACTG GTCGAGGTTCCACCGACAAAGACACAGACTACAGCCTCCTAGTGGCGTGTTTTGCGGGTGGAGTAACGGCAGTTTGTATCCTAGTGGTAGGTGTAACAGTAACCCTTTACCGTCGAAACAACGCAACTCGCCCAATGAAATCGCAGATGCATGTGGTGCACTGCGACGAGAAAGACGATCCTACGGGTCAGTCCTCGAGTCTCGAAAAATCCCACGATTTTTCTACCGTGAAGGAAGTCACCAAGCCAACGGCGAGGTTCAAGGACCCTCCAGATTCTCCAATAATCGATAGTAACGAGGAGAATCCGGATGTTATACCCAGCAAGCTGAGTGGTAATTACTCAACAAAACCGGAGCGTGCGAAAGAATTTAATGATCCTGAGACAAGTGATTACCCGTCACCAGCGTCTGTTCTGCATGGTAAGGACACCTGGATCTATCCAAATGGTTACGTTGAGAGGCCAGACGCTACCAGCCCAATTCGTCCCAGTACACTGCCAGTGCATCGCACTCACGATATCTACACGAGAAGTTTGAGGGTTCAAGAGAGTTGTATATAA
- the LOC135166408 gene encoding hemicentin-1-like isoform X2: protein MILWYREFTSRQPIYSVDARKGGLHVDAPRWSDPKTFGGRATMRIDKGMAHLEINPVMPTDSGIYRCRVDFRNSPTKTQKVNFTVIVPPGKPTIYIGPDQIYSGKLPVITEGGPLTLVCEVRGGSPPPRVIWYLGNKMLDDTFEPVNDDVVSNTRTIAMVSREYATTKVLCRASNTDMIEPSTTELLLDVNLKPLEVNITNKQNHLLALQTYEFECVTSGSKPEATITWWKGSHQVKHMAKTFKNADNVTMSVLSYVATIEDDGRCLTCRAENSVVSDSALEDKWKLVVHYVPVVTIRLGSGLRANDINEGDDVYFECDVKANPEAYKLGWFKDGRELHQNVSAGIRLPGEKSLVLQSVNRASAGDYACTAVNAEGSSTSRPVTLDVMYAPICKDGAAIQVVGALKPETITLVCGVQAKPAPTMYHWSFNNSGELSVPADRYGPTKSHSRITNQWHGSRVNYTLNDDREYGMVSCWAENTRGKQRTPCLFQIIQAGRPYPPQNCSTAQSTGPYGYRTNQEESKSPESADAEWLIVRCTEGFDGGLPLTSFELEVWSEENAYHINTIHFNRTERLPGHRHQGPIFEVVGLEPGRNYRLLVFAVNAKGKSEPVVLSSITLKGVAMYTTGRGSTDKDTDYSLLVACFAGGVTAVCILVVGVTVTLYRRNNATRPMKSQMHVVHCDEKDDPTGQSSSLEKSHDFSTVKEVTKPTARFKDPPDSPIIDSNEENPDVIPSKLSGNYSTKPERAKEFNDPETSDYPSPASVLHGKDTWIYPNGYVERPDATSPIRPSTLPVHRTHDIYTRSLRVQESCI from the exons ATGATTCTCTGGTACCGAGAGTTTACGAGTAGACAACCAATTTATAGTGTCGATGCGAGAAAAGGTGGCCTACATGTTGATGCCCCTAGATGGTCTGACCCAAAGACCTTTGGTGGCAGGGCGACAATGAGGATAGATAAGGGAATGGCCCATTTGGAGATTAACCCAGTAATGCCCACTGATTCTGGGATCTACAGATGTAGGGTGGACTTTAGGAACAGCCCTACAAAAACTCAAAAAGTTAATTTCACAGTTATTG TACCTCCGGGCAAGCCTACGATATACATCGGCCCAGATCAAATCTACTCAGGAAAACTGCCAGTTATAACCGAGGGTGGCCCACTGACCCTCGTCTGTGAAGTCAGAGGGGGATCACCACCACCCAGAGTAATTTGGTACTTGGGTAACAAAATGCTAGACGATACATTCGAGCCTGTCAATGACGATGTAGTGTCAAATACGCGGACCATCGCCATGGTTTCACGGGAATATGCAACAACAAAAGTCCTCTGTCGAGCCTCCAACACTGATATGATTGAACCGAGTACCACCGAGCTCCTTCTCGACGTCAATC TAAAGCCACTGGAGGTCAATATCACGAATAAACAGAATCACTTATTGGCCCTTCAGACTTACGAATTTGAATGTGTAACGTCGGGCTCGAAACCCGAGGCAACAATCACCTGGTGGAAGGGCTCGCACCAGGTTAAGCATATGGCAAAAACA TTTAAGAATGCGGATAACGTGACAATGAGTGTCCTGAGTTACGTAGCAACGATAGAGGACGATGGAAGATGTTTAACCTGTCGGGCTGAGAACTCAGTTGTTTCGGACAGTGCACTGGAAGACAAATGGAAACTCGTTGTTCACT ATGTACCAGTGGTTACCATCAGACTCGGCTCGGGTTTACGTGCGAATGACATAAACGAGGGCGACGACGTGTACTTCGAGTGTGACGTTAAGGCCAACCCAGAGGCGTACAAGCTTGGATGGTTCAAGGATGGAAGGGAACTGCATCAGAATGTCAGCGCTGGTATTAGACTTCCTGGTGAAAAATCATTGGTTCTTCAGAGTGTCAATCGAGCATCGGCAGGAGACTACGCATGCACTGCTGTCAATGCCGAGGGATCATCCACGAGTCGGCCTGTGACACTGGATGTTATGT ACGCTCCAATCTGCAAAGACGGTGCCGCAATTCAAGTAGTTGGAGCATTGAAACCCGAAACAATAACACTGGTATGTGGAGTGCAAGCCAAACCTGCGCCTACTATGTACCACTGGTCATTTAATAATTCCGGAGAGTTATCGGTACCCGCTGATCGTTATGGGCCCACCAAGTCTCACTCACGTATCACGAATCAGTGGCACGGCTCACGAGTCAACTATACCCTGAATGACGATCGTGAATATGGTATGGTGTCTTGTTGGGCGGAGAATACGAGGGGCAAGCAGAGAACACCCTGTCTATTCCAGATAATTCAAGCTGGAAGGCCATATCCACCGCAGAATTGTTCAACTGCACAATCCACTGGTCCCTATGGATATCGCACGA accaGGAAGAATCAAAATCCCCGGAATCCGCTGATGCGGAATGGCTGATAGTGCGTTGCACTGAAGGCTTCGATGGTGGTCTCCCCCTCACAAGTTTCGAGTTGGAAGTTTGGAGCGAGGAAAATGCTTACCACATCAACACAATCCACTTTAACCGCACCGAACGCCTCCCCGGCCACCGACATCAGGGCCCCATCTTCGAGGTGGTAGGCCTCGAGCCCGGTAGAAACTACCGACTACTAGTTTTCGCAGTCAACGCTAAGGGGAAAAGTGAACCCGTTGTTCTGTCTTCAATCACACTGAAGGGTGTGGCGATGTACACAACTG GTCGAGGTTCCACCGACAAAGACACAGACTACAGCCTCCTAGTGGCGTGTTTTGCGGGTGGAGTAACGGCAGTTTGTATCCTAGTGGTAGGTGTAACAGTAACCCTTTACCGTCGAAACAACGCAACTCGCCCAATGAAATCGCAGATGCATGTGGTGCACTGCGACGAGAAAGACGATCCTACGGGTCAGTCCTCGAGTCTCGAAAAATCCCACGATTTTTCTACCGTGAAGGAAGTCACCAAGCCAACGGCGAGGTTCAAGGACCCTCCAGATTCTCCAATAATCGATAGTAACGAGGAGAATCCGGATGTTATACCCAGCAAGCTGAGTGGTAATTACTCAACAAAACCGGAGCGTGCGAAAGAATTTAATGATCCTGAGACAAGTGATTACCCGTCACCAGCGTCTGTTCTGCATGGTAAGGACACCTGGATCTATCCAAATGGTTACGTTGAGAGGCCAGACGCTACCAGCCCAATTCGTCCCAGTACACTGCCAGTGCATCGCACTCACGATATCTACACGAGAAGTTTGAGGGTTCAAGAGAGTTGTATATAA